In Epinephelus fuscoguttatus linkage group LG15, E.fuscoguttatus.final_Chr_v1, a genomic segment contains:
- the prkab2 gene encoding 5'-AMP-activated protein kinase subunit beta-2 — translation MGNTSDRVSADRHGAKAHRSDSSGHKDHEPSSKMVDSTDDPNIFNTHGPESKEQKESDLGDQVKTGPQARPTVIRWAGGGKEVYIAGSFNNWSTKIPLNKSHNDFVAILDLPEGEHQYKFFVDGQWVHDATEPVVTSQLGTINNLIQVKKSDFEVFDALHVDSLECSDTSDLSSSPPGPYGQEQYIFRPEEHFKAPPILPPHLLQVILNKDTNISCDPALLPEPNHVMLNHLYALSIKDGVMVLSATHRYKKKYVTSLLYKPI, via the exons ATGGGCAACACAAGTGACAGGGTGTCCGCAGATCGCCATGGAGCCAAGGCCCACCGCTCAGACAGCAGCGGTCACAAAGACCATGAACCCAGCAGCAAGATGGTGGACAGCACAGACGACCCCAACATCTTCAACACCCATGGGCCAGAGTCCAAG GAGCAGAAGGAGTCAGATCTGGGTGACCAGGTGAAAACTGGTCCTCAGGCTCGACCCACGGTCATCCGCTGGGCTGGAGGGGGAAAAGAGGTTTACATCGCTGGTTCCTTTAATAACTGGAGCACAAAGATACCTCTCAATAAGAG CCATAATGACTTCGTAGCGATCCTGGACCTGCCAGAAGGAGAGCACCAGTACAAGTTTTTTGTAGACGGACAGTGGGTCCATGATGCCACAGAG CCGGTTGTAACCAGCCAACTCGGCACCATAAACAACCTGATCCAGGTGAAGAAGTCAGACTTTGAGGTGTTTGACGCTCTTCATGTTGACTCTCTGGAGTGCTCCGACACATCAG ACCTGTCCAGCTCCCCTCCAGGTCCATACGGGCAGGAGCAGTACATCTTCAGACCTGAGGAGCACTTCAAAGCCCCACCTATACTCCCTCCTCACCTCCTTCAAGTCATTCTCAACAAGGACACCAATATTTCT TGTGACCCTGCCCTGCTGCCTGAGCCCAACCACGTCATGCTGAACCACCTTTACGCTCTGTCGATAAAG GATGGAGTCATGGTGCTGAGTGCGACTCACAGATACAAGAAGAAATACGTCACCTCTCTGCTTTACAAGCCTATCTAA
- the LOC125901834 gene encoding calcium-binding mitochondrial carrier protein SCaMC-1-like, with the protein MYQTLRTLLLSNARCWDEDSRKSYQDLFERLDTNKDGKVDVAELRAGLKAMGIFRHGAAQKIVSSGDQNKDGSLDFNEFSKYLKEHEKKLKLTFKSLDRNNDGRIDASEIQQSLAELGLEISRENAQKILQSMDIDGTMMVDWNEWREHFLLCPAHNLEEIIRYWKHSSVLDIGDSLAIPDEFTEEEKSSGVWWKQLAAGAVAGAVSRTGTAPLDRMKVFMQVHSSKTNKISLVGGFKQMLIEGGLTSLWRGNGINVLKIAPETAIKFMAYEQYKKLLSAEGGKTATHKRFLAGSLAGATAQTAIYPMEVLKTRLTLRKTGQYSGMFDCAKKILKKEGVKAFYKGYVPNLVGIIPYAGIDLAVYETLKNTWLSYHANDSANPGVLVLVACGTISSTCGQLASYPLALVRTRMQAQASLDASDQSSMSSLIKKIVAKDGFFGLYRGILPNFMKVIPAVSISYVVYEYMKTGLGISK; encoded by the exons ATGTATCAGACGCTACGGACGCTTTTACTATCAAATGCGCGGTGCTGGGATGAGGACAGCCGAAAGTCCTACCAGGACCTGTTTGAGAGGCTTGATACCAACAAAGATGGGAAGGTGGACGTCGCTGAGTTGCGGGCGGGCCTCAAGGCGATGGGGATATTCCGCCACGGTGCAGCACAG AAAATAGTGTCGTCTGGTGACCAAAATAAAGATGGGAGTCTCGACTTCAACGAGTTCAGCAAATATCTGAAGGAGCACGAGAAGAAGCTGAAGCTGACATTCAAGAGTCTGGACCGGAACAATGATG GGCGCATTGATGCCTCAGAGATCCAGCAGTCCCTTGCAGAGCTGGGCTTGGAGATCAGCAGAGAGAATGCCCAGAAAATATTACAAAG CATGGACATCGATGGGACCATGATGGTGGACTGGAACGAGTGGAGAGAACACTTCCTGTTATGCCCAGCGCACAACCTGGAAGAGATCATTCGCTACTGGAAACACTCCTCG GTGCTGGACATAGGTGACAGTCTCGCCATCCCAGATGAgttcacagaggaggagaagagctCAGGTGTCTGGTGGAAGCAGCTTGCAGCAGGCGCAGTAGCGGGAGCTGTCTCTCGCACTGGTACTGCCCCTCTGGACAGAATGAAAGTCTTCATGCAG GTTCATTCTTCTAAGACCAACAAGATAAGCCTGGTAGGGGGCTTCAAGCAGATGCTCATAGAAGGAGGGCTCACTTCACTGTGGAGGGGAAATGGGATCAATGTTTTAAAGATTGCACCTGAGACGGCAATCAAATTCATGGCTTATGAACAG TATAAGAAGTTGTTATCAGCAGAGGGCGGGAAGACTGCGACACACAAGAGGTTTTTAGCTGGCTCTCTGGCTGGGGCCACGGCACAGACAGCCATCTACCCAATGGAG GTATTGAAAACTAGGCTGACCCTGAGGAAAACTGGCCAGTATTCAGGAATGTTTGATTGTGCCAAAAAGATCCTGAAGAAAGAGGGTGTCAAGGCTTTCTACAAGGGCTACGTGCCAAACTTAGTGGGCATCATTCCCTACGCTGGGATAGACCTCGCTGTATATGAG ACTCTGAAGAACACGTGGTTGTCATACCACGCCAATGACTCAGCTAACCCAGGAGTTCTGGTGCTGGTGGCCTGCGGGACCATCTCCAGTACCTGCGGCCAGCTGGCCAGCTATCCACTCGCACTTGTGCGCACACGGATGCAGGCACAAG CGTCTCTGGATGCATCAGACCAGTCCTCCATGAGCAGCCTCATAAAGAAGATTGTAGCCAAAGATGGCTTTTTCGGACTCTACCGGGGCATCCTGCCGAACTTCATGAAAGTTATCCCCGCTGTCAGCATCAGCTACGTGGTTTATGAGTATATGAAGACTGGTTTAGGAATTTCCAAATGA